Proteins encoded within one genomic window of Propionispora vibrioides:
- the nifB gene encoding nitrogenase cofactor biosynthesis protein NifB, producing the protein MEQPCPKTDLSGEAVELAAKTAKHPCYSFEAHQKFARMHLPVAPVCNISCNYCNRKYDCVNESRPGVTSSVLTPEEALAKFTRVKAELPQLSVVGIAGPGDALANWRAVRKSIELIKAAAPDTIFCLSTNGLMLPRYAPEIVELGIRHVTVTVNCLEPAIGASIYHHVHYQGNYYVGESAANILINNQLTGIERLAANGVLVKVNTVMIKAINGSHIPEVVKAVKERGAALSNIMPLIPAPGSVFRHFPQTSRKEVEALRDLCQSELPQMRHCQQCRADAIGLLNEDQSYKFRDAKKELPGNCQSKHGLYKVAVTSRNRRMIDLHYGYAEAFHIYETDGSRSTFLETRNVAKYCSGKATCEESEAVKAAVVQNFADCDAVLTMRIGYEAQKRLQERGIAVVESCAGVEEGLLHAFQVLEAARTPGIA; encoded by the coding sequence ATGGAGCAGCCATGTCCCAAGACCGATCTGTCCGGTGAAGCGGTGGAACTGGCAGCCAAGACAGCTAAACATCCCTGCTATTCGTTCGAAGCGCACCAAAAGTTTGCCCGAATGCATCTGCCGGTGGCGCCGGTATGTAATATCAGTTGCAACTATTGCAACCGCAAATACGACTGTGTGAATGAAAGCCGGCCCGGCGTAACCAGTTCCGTACTGACACCGGAAGAAGCGCTGGCCAAGTTTACCAGGGTAAAGGCTGAATTACCGCAGCTCAGCGTAGTCGGTATTGCCGGACCGGGTGACGCGCTGGCTAACTGGAGAGCAGTCCGGAAAAGCATTGAACTGATTAAGGCTGCCGCACCGGATACTATCTTTTGTCTGTCGACCAATGGACTGATGCTGCCGCGCTATGCCCCAGAGATTGTGGAGCTGGGTATCCGGCACGTAACGGTCACGGTAAACTGTCTGGAGCCGGCTATTGGCGCGAGCATCTATCACCACGTCCATTATCAGGGGAACTATTACGTGGGGGAAAGTGCGGCGAACATTCTAATCAACAACCAACTGACCGGCATTGAACGGTTAGCCGCCAATGGTGTTTTGGTCAAGGTCAATACTGTGATGATCAAAGCAATTAACGGCAGTCACATTCCTGAGGTCGTGAAAGCAGTAAAGGAGCGGGGCGCGGCGTTGTCCAATATCATGCCGCTTATTCCGGCACCGGGCAGCGTGTTTAGACATTTTCCTCAGACCAGCCGCAAAGAAGTGGAAGCTTTGCGGGATCTGTGTCAGAGTGAATTGCCACAAATGCGGCACTGTCAGCAATGCCGGGCCGATGCCATTGGCCTTTTGAATGAGGACCAGTCCTATAAATTCCGGGATGCGAAAAAGGAATTGCCCGGCAACTGTCAGTCTAAGCACGGACTTTATAAGGTAGCCGTTACGTCCCGGAACAGGAGGATGATTGATTTGCATTACGGCTATGCCGAAGCTTTTCATATTTATGAGACTGACGGCAGCCGTAGTACCTTCCTGGAAACGAGGAATGTCGCAAAGTATTGTTCCGGGAAGGCCACCTGTGAGGAAAGTGAAGCGGTAAAGGCTGCTGTAGTGCAAAATTTTGCCGATTGCGATGCCGTACTGACCATGCGTATTGGCTATGAGGCTCAAAAACGTCTGCAGGAACGGGGCATTGCCGTGGTAGAATCCTGTGCCGGTGTGGAAGAAGGCTTGCTGCATGCCTTTCAGGTACTGGAAGCTGCCCGGACGCCCGGAATTGCCTAG
- a CDS encoding P-II family nitrogen regulator, with protein sequence MKEIIAVVRMGKVSATKRALVEAGVAGFTASKVLGRGKLVKDPAVIEARKQELLALNKSKDKQEAELLIDTFLNGVRLFPRRLFNVIAHDEDVPRIVQAIMAVNRTDNQVGDGKIFVLPLSDAIRVRTGETGDSAIW encoded by the coding sequence ATGAAAGAAATTATTGCGGTGGTAAGGATGGGCAAGGTCAGTGCTACCAAACGGGCCCTGGTTGAAGCCGGTGTGGCCGGTTTTACCGCCTCCAAGGTGCTAGGCAGAGGCAAGCTGGTCAAGGACCCTGCGGTAATCGAAGCCCGCAAACAGGAATTGCTGGCCCTTAACAAAAGCAAGGATAAACAAGAAGCGGAACTGTTGATTGATACCTTCCTGAATGGAGTCCGGCTGTTTCCGCGGCGATTGTTTAACGTCATTGCCCACGACGAGGATGTTCCCCGGATTGTGCAGGCGATTATGGCGGTAAACCGGACGGATAATCAGGTCGGTGACGGCAAAATTTTTGTCCTGCCGCTGAGCGATGCTATCCGGGTACGGACCGGCGAAACAGGTGACAGCGCGATTTGGTGA
- a CDS encoding type 1 glutamine amidotransferase encodes MRIHYLQHVPFENPAMLVTWAHERGHRLTGTHLYNFEAVPEPDQFDWLVIMGGPMNIYEEEQYPWLGYEKDCIRKAIEQDKVVLGICLGAQLIADVLGGKVTKNPVAEIGWLPVTLYKEKIQGKFFDGFPESFPVFQWHNDTFSMLGEESVCIASSEGCPHQAFMYRDRVFGFQFHLESTAASINSLLYHCADELRPGPYVQTAQAIRENMGILAVVNSLMTEFLDRLAAYTANER; translated from the coding sequence ATGAGAATTCATTATTTGCAGCATGTTCCTTTTGAGAACCCGGCCATGCTTGTCACCTGGGCGCATGAACGAGGACACCGGCTTACGGGTACGCACCTGTATAATTTTGAGGCGGTGCCTGAACCGGACCAGTTTGACTGGCTGGTGATTATGGGCGGTCCGATGAATATTTACGAAGAAGAGCAATACCCCTGGCTGGGTTATGAGAAGGACTGCATTCGAAAGGCCATTGAGCAAGATAAAGTAGTCCTGGGCATTTGCCTGGGGGCGCAGCTCATAGCCGATGTATTGGGCGGTAAAGTTACGAAGAATCCAGTGGCCGAAATCGGCTGGCTGCCGGTTACCCTGTACAAAGAAAAAATCCAGGGAAAATTTTTTGACGGATTTCCGGAAAGCTTTCCCGTTTTTCAGTGGCATAACGACACTTTCAGTATGCTCGGCGAGGAGTCGGTCTGCATCGCCTCCAGCGAGGGCTGCCCTCATCAAGCCTTTATGTACCGGGATCGGGTTTTTGGTTTCCAGTTTCATCTGGAAAGCACGGCCGCCAGCATTAACTCATTGCTTTATCATTGTGCCGACGAGCTGCGGCCGGGACCTTATGTGCAGACAGCTCAAGCCATTCGGGAGAATATGGGGATACTGGCGGTGGTTAATTCACTGATGACAGAATTTCTTGACCGTCTGGCAGCGTATACCGCAAACGAGAGGTGA
- a CDS encoding pyridoxamine 5'-phosphate oxidase family protein: protein MEQISYTQRICHDQEKVERFLAEQRVGTLSMCDSSGIPYALPVNYVYWNGKIYIHGMGSGRKHTVLAKQPSVCFTVFEEFGTVTDAHPAKCDTAYLSVVIFGKALPVVDTVEKTAALNRLLEKFLPGFFKSPLTGEFVEQYRSSFDNKTVMVYGIEVAELTAKENPVAGQDLFK, encoded by the coding sequence ATGGAGCAAATCAGCTATACTCAGCGAATTTGTCATGATCAGGAAAAAGTCGAACGCTTCTTAGCCGAACAGCGGGTGGGGACACTGAGCATGTGCGATTCAAGCGGCATCCCCTATGCTTTACCGGTGAATTATGTGTATTGGAACGGCAAGATATACATCCATGGCATGGGGAGCGGCAGGAAACATACCGTTCTGGCTAAGCAGCCGTCAGTTTGTTTCACTGTCTTTGAAGAGTTCGGCACGGTGACTGACGCTCATCCGGCCAAATGTGATACGGCGTATCTGAGCGTGGTTATCTTTGGTAAGGCTTTGCCGGTAGTGGACACAGTGGAAAAAACGGCAGCCCTGAACCGGCTGTTGGAGAAATTTCTTCCCGGCTTTTTTAAGAGTCCATTGACCGGTGAATTTGTGGAGCAGTACCGGTCATCTTTCGATAACAAAACGGTTATGGTTTACGGCATCGAGGTGGCAGAACTCACCGCAAAGGAAAATCCGGTGGCCGGACAAGACCTGTTTAAGTAA
- a CDS encoding P-II family nitrogen regulator gives MIMIRAIIRPEKRDEVLNELAAGGFNAATVLDVVGRGKQKGIKLAGVVYDEIPKTMIIMVVHAADQEAIANIILQTAKSGDQGLFGDGKIFVSPVEEVYTISSGKTGL, from the coding sequence ATGATTATGATCAGAGCGATTATCAGACCTGAAAAAAGAGATGAAGTTCTGAACGAACTGGCTGCCGGGGGCTTTAATGCCGCTACCGTACTGGATGTGGTCGGCAGGGGGAAGCAGAAAGGTATTAAGCTGGCCGGCGTGGTTTATGATGAAATTCCCAAGACGATGATTATTATGGTAGTCCACGCCGCAGACCAGGAGGCAATTGCGAATATCATTCTACAGACAGCTAAATCGGGGGATCAGGGATTGTTTGGCGACGGAAAGATTTTTGTCTCACCGGTGGAAGAGGTGTATACTATTTCCAGCGGCAAAACCGGACTATAG
- the anfK gene encoding Fe-only nitrogenase subunit beta — translation MACELKEKERAGIINPIFTCQPCGSQFVSIGIKDCIGIVHGGQGCVMFVRLLFSQHFKESFEIASSSVHEDGAVFGALNRVEQAVDVLLMRYPHVKVVPIITTCSTEVIGDDIDGVITKLNNGLLKEKYPGREVYLIPIHAPSFKGSMVTGYDAAVKDVVSYFAKKGEPNGKLNLITGWVNPGDVTELKHLLAAMEVDTTVLFEIESFDSPLMPDGNHVSHGNTTIEDLAGTANALGTIALNRYEGGQAAEYLESEFDVPAIIGPTPIGIRNTDSFLQNVKSLTGKSIPPSLVKERGIAIDAITDVAHLFLADKKVAIYGNPDLVIGLAEFCLDLGMKPMLLLLGDDRKDYPLDPRIKALQENVDYDMEIITNADLWELENRIKNEGLELDLILGHSKGRFTSIDNNIPMVRVGFPTYDRAGLHRYPVVGYAGAMWLAEAMANTLFTDMEYKKSKEWMLNVW, via the coding sequence ATGGCTTGCGAATTAAAAGAAAAAGAGCGTGCTGGAATTATCAACCCCATATTTACCTGCCAGCCCTGCGGTTCCCAGTTTGTCAGCATTGGAATCAAGGATTGTATTGGCATCGTGCATGGTGGTCAAGGTTGCGTTATGTTTGTCCGATTGCTTTTCTCGCAGCATTTTAAGGAAAGCTTTGAAATTGCATCTTCTTCTGTGCATGAGGACGGCGCCGTATTCGGGGCGCTGAACCGGGTGGAGCAGGCGGTTGACGTGCTGTTGATGCGGTATCCCCATGTGAAAGTTGTGCCGATTATAACCACTTGCTCGACAGAAGTTATCGGTGATGATATTGACGGGGTTATAACGAAACTCAATAATGGACTGTTAAAAGAAAAATATCCTGGTCGGGAAGTATATTTAATCCCCATTCACGCACCAAGCTTTAAGGGAAGCATGGTCACCGGGTATGATGCGGCCGTAAAAGATGTGGTCAGCTATTTTGCCAAGAAGGGTGAGCCGAACGGGAAACTGAATTTGATTACCGGCTGGGTTAATCCCGGTGATGTAACCGAACTGAAACATTTGCTGGCGGCCATGGAAGTTGACACAACCGTTCTTTTTGAGATTGAAAGTTTCGACTCTCCGTTAATGCCTGACGGAAACCATGTCTCTCATGGCAATACCACCATTGAAGACTTAGCGGGAACGGCTAACGCGTTAGGCACGATCGCCCTGAACCGCTATGAGGGAGGGCAGGCTGCGGAATATCTGGAAAGCGAATTTGATGTACCGGCCATTATCGGCCCTACGCCGATTGGAATCCGCAATACCGATTCGTTTTTGCAGAATGTAAAAAGCCTGACCGGCAAATCAATACCACCTTCTTTAGTCAAAGAACGGGGCATTGCCATTGACGCTATTACAGATGTGGCCCATTTATTTCTGGCCGATAAAAAGGTTGCCATTTATGGGAATCCCGATCTCGTGATCGGTCTGGCCGAGTTCTGTCTTGATCTGGGAATGAAGCCTATGCTGCTGCTGCTTGGTGATGATCGTAAGGACTATCCCCTGGATCCCCGCATTAAAGCGCTCCAGGAAAATGTAGATTACGATATGGAAATTATCACTAATGCCGATTTGTGGGAATTGGAAAACCGGATAAAAAATGAAGGGCTTGAGCTGGATTTGATTCTGGGCCACTCCAAGGGACGGTTTACCTCGATTGATAACAATATACCCATGGTAAGAGTCGGTTTTCCCACTTATGACCGTGCCGGGTTGCACCGGTACCCCGTAGTTGGTTATGCCGGAGCCATGTGGCTGGCCGAGGCTATGGCCAATACCCTGTTTACTGATATGGAGTATAAAAAGAGTAAAGAATGGATGCTGAATGTTTGGTGA
- the anfG gene encoding Fe-only nitrogenase subunit delta, protein MDDVMRERIEQLVDYIMKNCLWQFHSRAWDREKQNEGILTKTMQILCDEPVEKETPQDKCYWVDAVILAEAYRQRYEWIHAMDKAELKLLMQGLKERMDYLTITGSLNEELTVPLY, encoded by the coding sequence ATGGATGATGTTATGCGTGAGCGAATTGAACAGTTGGTTGATTATATTATGAAGAATTGCCTGTGGCAGTTTCATTCCCGGGCCTGGGATCGGGAAAAGCAAAATGAGGGGATTCTTACCAAAACGATGCAGATTTTATGTGACGAACCGGTTGAGAAGGAAACTCCTCAGGATAAATGCTACTGGGTTGATGCCGTCATTTTGGCTGAAGCTTACCGGCAGCGGTATGAGTGGATTCATGCTATGGATAAGGCCGAATTAAAACTGCTTATGCAGGGGCTGAAGGAGCGGATGGATTATCTGACGATTACCGGGTCGCTTAATGAAGAGCTAACCGTACCTCTCTATTAG